DNA sequence from the bacterium genome:
CCTGGTCATCCCGCTGATACGGCTCGAGCTCAAGGGCGGTTTTTCGCAGCCGGGGCTTTACCGTTTCAATCCCAACATCTCTTTCTGGGAGATGATGAAAGAAGTAGGCGGCCTGCATACCCTCTCTTCGTTTGAGGATATGTACATCATGCGCAAGGGCGAACCGCTCTATCGCGGCTTCGGCGATGCCTTTTATCGCGGCCAGTCGTTGTACGAGCTGGGACTCCAGTCCGGCGACGAGATCGTCGCTCCGCGTGTCAATCGCATTTCCTTTGATACCATCATCCGGTATCTGCAGTTTGGCATGGCGATGCTGACCTTTTACCTGACCCTGATGAATTATAATAAAACCAACACCAATCTTTGACCGGATATGGACGACCTGGATCTTTTACAAGGCGGAGCTGAGCCACAAAGCCCCGCCATGGATTTTGGCAAGTTTTTCAAGGGCTTCTGGAAACGGAAGTGGCTGATTGTAGTTCTGGCCGCTGCCGGAGCTGCCTGGTTTTACTGGGACTCCAAGAACGAGGTGCCGATCTACAGCACCTTCGCCACCATCAAAACCCGCAGCTTCGACACCGAGTCCGAGAGCATCCTCAGCTGGAGCCGTCAGGCCGAGCTGCGCAGCCGCAGTTTTGCCGAGCGCGTTGCAGCGCGGATGGGCCTGGCTCTGCAGATGGGGAGCAAATCGGGTCCCCAGGGTGAGGTTTTCAGCGAGTTTCATACCACCACCAGCCCTGTTCCCGGAAAGTACAAGATCCAAGTGGATTCGACCGGCACCTTTTCCATCTTTCTGGTGGAATACCCCCGCGAGACCCTGCTCGACAGCCTGAGTGTCTGGGATGTCCTGTCGCGGCCGGATACCTGTAACGGCTTTATTTTTCGTCTCAACCCGCGCTTCGTCGAAAAGCCGCAGTTCGTTACTTTCCGGATCCGGCCTTTCGAGAAGGCGGTCGCGGAGCTGAACAGTATGGTCACCGCCGAGGTGAGCAAAAACGGCAATCTGATGAAACTGACGATAAAGGGGCCCGACCGTGAGAATCTGGATGACCAGCTCAACCAGATTGCGGACATCTACGTGCAGGAGACCCTGCGGTTGCGCGACCGGGATGCCAATTCCTACCGCAAACGGCTTGAGGGCAGTCTTGAGATTGCGGCCGCCAAGGTGCGCGAAGCGGATGCCAACTTGCGCGCCTTTTACGCCAAGTATCCCCTCTCCCTGGATGCGGCCAAGAAGACCATTCAGGATGAGATGCAGCTCAACAGCTACACCTTGCGGGAAATTCCGCAACAACGTGAGCAACTGACGCAGTTGCTGCAAAAGCTGGGCGAGCCGGTGGTCGGCTCGGATCCGGAACAATACCGCCGTCTCATCGTCCGCCAGCTCGCCAACTTTTCCGCGATGCGCGAGGAACCGGCTCTGGCCCTGCTGCGCGATCAGCTCGAGTCCCAGGAAAAACAGCTCGCCGATCTTTCACGGGATTATTCGGACGATTACGCGCCCCTGGTCAATCTCCGCAAGAGCATCCGCGAGACTCAGGACAATATTATCGCCTTCGCCTCGAACTATCGTAACACTCTGGTGCAGAAGGAGACCGAGACCCGCACCAAAATGGATGCGATCCAGGCGCAACAGCGGATGCTGCCCGATGACGAATACCGGCTGATGGAGCTGGAGCGCAACAAGCGCATCAGCGAGGATCACTATACGACGCTGTATACTAAGCTGCAAAAAATCGAAATCGCCGATGGCGGAGAAGGCGAGGATATCGCCATCCTCGACCGGGCTATCCAGCCGACCGTACCGATCAATCCCAGCAAGTCGACCAAGATCTTCATTGGCGGCGCTTTGGGGCTTGCTCTTGGTCTGGCGTTGTCGCTGGGCATCGATCTGGCCGACCGGCACATCCGGACGCCGGGCGACGTCGAGAGGCATCTCGGTCTCAAGGTGCTCGGGGCGATTCCCAATGTCGATTTCAAGGACATCCCCGAATACCACGATCATGAAAAGGCCAAGCAGATCGACCGTCAGCTGGTGACCCACGACTATTCGCCGACACCGATCGGCGAGGCCTACCGGGCGCTCCGCACCCAGCTCATCTTTTCGCGCAACCACGAGCGGCCGCACTCGATCGTGATCACCAGCGTCGCCCCGGAAGAGGGCAAATCCTTCACCGCCTCGAATCTGGCGATCATTTTCGCCCAGCAGCGCACCAACACCCTGCTGGTGGACGCCGATCTCCGCCGAGGGGTGCTGCATAATACCTTCCAAATGCGCCGTGAGCCGGGGCTGGCCAATTATCTCAGCACCAGCGTCACCCTCACCTCGATCGTGCAGCAGACCCATATCCCCAACCTCTCCTTCATCAGTTGCGGCGCGCTCATGCCCAACCCCTCGGAGCTGCTCGGCTCGCCGCTCATGCGCCGTTTTCTCGATGAGGCCAGCCGCAAGTTCGATATCGTCCTGTTCGACACGCCGCCCCTCGATGCAGCCACCGACGCCGTGGTCCTCGGCACCCAGGTCAATGCGGTGGTGCTGGTGGTGCGGGCGGGCAAGACCAAGATCAGCAAGGCAAAGGAGAAAATGGAGATCTTTCATACGGTGCCGGCCAAACTGGTCGGCGCTGTGCTCAACAGCTCGGACACCCAATTGGTGCAGAATTACAGTTATTATCATTACTAACCGACGGATTTCCGCGACTCATGCATCTCCTCCTGACCGGCGGCGCCGGATTCATCGGCTCCCATCTCACCCGCAAACTGCTCGATGAGGGCCATGCGGTCGACTGCCTGGACAATTTTAACGACTATTACGATCCGGCCCTGAAGCGGGCCAACGTCCAGCCTTATCTCAGCCATCCCGCCTACCGCCTGATTGCGGGCGATATCACCGACTGGCCGACGGTCGAGGCGCTCTTTGCGGAGCGCCGCTACGACCAGGTGGTCCATCTTGCCGCCCGGGCCGGTGTCCGCCCCTCGATCCAGGAACCCTTGCTTTACGAGCAGGTCAACGTTCAGGGCACCCTACATCTGCTCGAGGCATGCCGTCTCCATGGCGTCGGCCGGATGGTCCTGGCCTCCTCTTCCTCGGTTTACGGGAATAACCGTAAGGTCCCCTTCGCCGAGAGCGATCCGGTCGATAATCCCATCTCGCCCTACGCCGCGACCAAAAAAGCCTGCGAATTAATGGCCTATACCTGGCACCATCTTTACGGCCTTTCGGTGAGCTGCATGCGGTTTTTCACGGTCTACGGCCCGCGGATGCGTCCGGACATGGCGATTCACAAGTTCGCCCGGCTCATCATGGCGGGCCGGCCCGTTCCGGTGTACGGCGATGGGACTTCCCGGCGCGATTACACCTTTATCGGCGACATCGTCCAGGGCCTTTACGCCGCCGTGGAGCGCTGCGACGGCTATCATCTTTACAATCTGGGGGAATCCAATACCGTTGAACTGCTGCATCTCATCCGGCTGATCGAAGCAGCCTTGGGGCACAAGGCGCAGCTGGCGTTTCATCCCGAGCAGCCCGGGGATGTGGCGGTCACCTTTGCCGACATCCGCCTGGCGCGCACGGAGCTGGATTACCGACCGGCGACGCCGATCGAGGAGGGGATCATCGCCTTCGCTGAATGGTTCAAGAGCTATTACAAATAATGCATCCATTGCCCGGCCCGGGCCGGCCGCCTGAAAGCGCGTCGGCTGTGATCTTAACTATCGAATCGTATGGTATCAGAAAAGGAAAGATTCCTGGGGAATGTGATGCGGGTGGCGGATCTGGTCACCCTGCTGTTGACATTTCCACTGGCGTATTTTGTCGATGAATACATCCGCACCGTGGCCGAGCTGCACGTCAAGGCTTATGCGGTCTCACCGACCTTCTCGGGCTTTCTCTATTTCGCTTCCAATTACTGGAAGATGATCTTTGGCTTTCCAATCATCTGGACTGCGATTTTTTCACTTTATGGCCTCTACCGCAACTACCGCACCCGTTCGTTCCGCAAATTCACCTGGCTCCTTTTTGTCTCGACCATCTGGGCGACCGTCGCTTCAGGCAGCCTGATCTTCCTCCTCAAACTTGAGTTGGCAAGTCGGCTCTACTTTTCGGTCTTTGTCATTCTCGCCTTCGCCCTCTTGCTCGGACAGCGTAAATTGCTGCTGCTCTTCTTGGATCGGGTCCACAGCCGCGGCTATAATCGTGAAAATCTCCTCATCGTCGGCACCGGCCGACGGGCGCGCGATTTTATCCGCGCCATCAAACTTCATTCCAATTGGGGCCTGCACATCGTCGGACTGATCGATGACGAACACGGCATGTACGGCAAGGAAGTGGACGGTTATCGCGTCATCGGCCGGATTCAGGACATCCCCTTCATCGTCAAGCGGGTGGTGATCGACCGGGTGATCTTTGTCGTGCCGCGGCTCTGGTTGCACCGCATCGAGGAGGCCATCCTCTCCTGTGAGGAACTCGGCATCTCGACCTCGATCGCCCTCGACCTGTTCAACATCCACATCGCCCGGACGCGTCAGACGGATTTCAACGGCTTCCCGCTGCTTGAATTCGAGACCTTTCATGCCAAGGAGTGGCAGCTCTTTATCAAACGGATCATGGATCTGGCGATCGCCTCGGTCTCTCTGGCCATCTTTTCTCCGGTGCTGCTACTGGTCGCGGTGCTGATCAAGCTGACCTCGAAGGGGCCGGTGCTCTTCAAGCAGACGCGCATCGGCCTCAATGGCCGCAAATTCACGCTCTACAAGTTCCGGTCCATGGTGGAGGATGCGGAGGCGCGCAAAAAGGATCTGCTGCAGCAGAACGAGATGGACGGGCCGGTCTTCAAAATCAAGCGCGATCCGCGCATCACCACCATCGGCTGGATCATCCGCAAGACCAGCATCGACGAGCTGCCGCAGCTCTTCAATGTCCTCATGGGCGATATGAGCGTAGTCGGACCGCGTCCGCCCCTGATCTGCGAGGTCGAGGATTACAAAGTCTGGCAGCGGCGCCGCCTCAGCCTCAAGCCGGGCATCACTTGTATCTGGCAGGTGAGCGGCCGCAACAAGATCGGTTTCGATAAATGGATGAAAATGGACCTCGAATATATCGACACCTGGTCGCTCTGGCTGGATGTCAAGATCCTCTTCAAAACCTTCTTCGTTGTGCTGACCGGTTACGGCGCTGAATAACAGGAAAGTCCGGATGACCACCTATACCCTTCCCCCTGTCCCGAGAAAGCTGCGCATTCTAATGATCGCGCCGCAGCCCTGGTTCCAGCCGCGCGGCACCCCCTTCAGCGTTCTGCACCGCATCAAGGCCTTGACCCTGCTCGGCCATGAAGTCGACCTGGTCACTTATCCCATCGGCACGGATGTGGTGATGCCGGGGCTGCAGATCCATCGCGCCGCAGGGGTGCCCGGCATCCATCAGGTGAAGATCGGCCCCTCGAAGGCCAAGATTCTGCTCGATGCGGTGCTCTGGTGGCGTGCACGGCAGCTGGCTGCCCGCGGCGGCTATAATCTGCTTCACACCCATGAGGAGGCGGGCTTTTTTGGGGTCTGGCTGGCGCGCCGCCATGGCCTGCCGCACCTCTATGATATGCACTCCTCCTTGCCGCAGCAGCTCCACAACTTCCGCTACTCGCAATCGCGATTGCTGGTGGGGGCCTTCGAGCGGCTTGAGGCGTGCACGATAAACCAGGCTGCCGCGGTGATCACCATCTGTCCGGAGCTGCAGCGTTATGTGGAGGAGAAATTCCCGGACAAGACCAGCCTGCTGATCGAAAATGTGGGGGACAACGCCATGGTCTTTCCGCCTGCGCCGGGGGATGCCGCCCGGCTGCGCGCGCAGTACGGCCTGGGCGAGGCCCGGATTATCCTTTACTATGGCACTCTTGAGGCCTATCAGGGCATCCCCCTGCTGATCGAAAGCGCAGCGCGTCTGCTGGCAGAAGGTGTGCCGGGCGCAGCAACGGCGAATCCGCCCGGCGAAGGCAGCGGGATCAAGTTCCTGCTCGTCGGCGGCAGCCCAGAGCAGGTGGAGGCCAGCCGGGCGCTGGCGCGCCAGCACGGTGTGGCGGATCATTTTGTCTTCACCGGATTCGTCCAGCCGCAGCAGATCCCAGGTTTTATCGAGATCGCCGAGGTGCTGGTCTCGCCGCGGCTCAGCGGCACCAACTCGCCCCTCAAGATCTACTCCTATCTGCGTTCGGGGCGGGTGATCGTGGCCACGCGTCATATCACCCATACCCAGATCCTCAACGACGAGGTCGCGATTCTGACCGATGTCACCCCCGAGGGCTTTGCCGCCGGCATTCGTCAGGCGCTTACGGAGGGTGACGCGGCGGCGCGGCGGATCACCGCAGCGGCCGCACTCGCGGAAAAGGACTACAGCTACAGCGAATATCTGCGCCGTGTGCAGTGGATCGTCTCCACGGCAGCGGGAGTTTGAGGGCCCATGTGCGGGATCTGCGGCATTATCAACCGGGATCGCGAACGCGCGGTTGCGAAGGCTGATCTCCAGGCCATGTGCGACGCCATCATCCACCGCGGCCCCGATGAAGAGGGTCAGTATCTCGCTGGCCCGGCCGGGCTCGGTATGCGCCGCCTGGCGATCATCGACCTGGCCTCCGGGCAGCAGCCGATCTTTAACGAAGAGCGCACCGCGGCCATCATCCTCAATGGCGAGATCTATAATCATCTCGACCTCCGCCGCGAGCTGGAAGGCCGCGGTCACCGCTTCCACACTCAGGCCGACACGGAGGCTATTCTCCATGCCTGGGAGGAGTGGGGTGAAGCCTGTCCGTCCTATCTCAACGGCATGTTCGCCTTTGCCATCTGGGACGAGAAGCACCAACGCCTCTTTATTGCCCGCGACCGCATCGGCAAGAAACCCCTCTATTATTACCATGATGAACGGCGTCTGGTCTTCGCCTCCGAGATCAAGGCCATCCTCACCCTGCCGGACATCCCGCGCGTGATCGATCCCCGCGCCCTGGATGCCTATCTGACCTTTGAGTATATCCCCGCGCCTATGAGCATTTTCAAGGGGATCCACAAATTGCCCCAGGCCCACTGGCTTACCCTCGATGACCATGGGCTGCGCATCCAGCGCTACTGGCGTCTGCAGTACCAGGCCGTCACCCGCTCTGAGGCCGAAGCCGCCGAGGCATTCCGCGACCTGCTGCGCGATGCGACCCGTATCCGCCTGATGAGTGAGGTGCCCCTCGGCGCCTTTCTCAGCGGCGGACTCGATTCGAGCGCGGTCGTGGCGATGATGAGTCAGACCTCCAGCAACGGGGTCAAGACCTACTCCATCGGCTTTGACAACGCCAGCTACAACGAGCTGCCCTGGGCCCGCCAGGTGGCACGCTATTTCGGCACCGAGCATCACGAGGAGATTCTCACCCCTGATGCAGTGGGATTGACCGAGCGGATTGTGCACCAACTCGACGAGCCGCTCGGCGATTTTTCGGTTTTTCCAACCTGGATGGTCTCGGAGATGGCCCGCCGCCATGTCACTGTGGCCCTCTCCGGCGATGGCGGTGACGAGCTGCTCGGCGGCTATGAGACCTATATCGCCGAGCAACTGGCCCGGCGCTATCAGCGCCTGCCGCGCTGGCTGCGCCGCGGTGTGATCGAACCCGCCGTCGCGCTGCTGCCGCCGACTGAAAAGAAAAAGGGCTTCTTCAACAAATCACGGCGCTTCATCGAGGGCTGCCGGCTACCGGCCGATCTTCAGCACGTACGCTGGATGATCTTCCTCCAGGAAGCCGAGAAAGGCCTGCTCTACCATCCCGCTCTGCGCGAGCAGCTGTCCGGACGCGATCCGTACGGTTTCATCCGCCTGGCTTTTGCCGAAAGCGGGGCGGAGGCACCGCTGGATCAGCAGGAGTATGTCGATATCGTCACCTATCTGGTCGATGACATCATGGTCAAGGTCGACCGGATGTCGATGGCCGTATCGCTCGAGACCCGGGCGCCCTTCCTCGATTACCGCATGGTCGAGTTCTGCGCGACTCTGCCGCCGAACCTGCGCCTTAACGGCAAGCGCAGCAAGTATATTCTCAAGCAGGCCTTCCGGGGGATCTTGCCGGAGGAGATCCTCAACCGCCGCAAGGAGGGATTCAGTATCCCGATCAAGCGCTGGATGAAAGAGGAACTCCGGCCGATGATGCTCGATTATCTCTCGCCAGCCGCTCTGGACCGGTCCGGCTGTTTCGAGCCGGCTTATGTGCAGCGGTTGATCCGCGAGCATCTCGAGGGAACCGAGAACCACAGTCACCGCCTCTGGGCACTGCTGATGTTTCAGATGTGGTACGCCCGCTACATACGGCCCTGAGGGCAGTAATCCCATACGAACGGAGATTTCATGCAACGCGACCTCAACCAGCTTGTGCAAAGTGAATTCGACTTGCTCATCATCGGCGGGGGCATCCATGGTGCGACAGCGGCGCGCGAGGCGGCTCTGGCCGGCCTCTCGGTGGCGCTGATCGAGGCGAAGGACTTCGCCGCCGGCACCTCGGGCAACAGTTTAAAGATCGTTCACGGCGGGCTGCGCTATCTGCAGCATGCCGATCTCAAACGCATGCGCGAATCGATCGCTGAGCGCCGTACCCTGCTGCGGATCGCCCCGCACCTGGTCCATCCGCTCCCGTGCGTCATGCCGACCTACGGCCATGCGATCAAGGGCCCGGAGGTGATGCGCATCGCCCTGTTGATGAACGATCTGCTCAGCGCCGATCGCAACTGCGGTCTGGACCGGGAGCATCGCCTGCCGATGGGCCGGGTGCTTGCACGCGACAAGCTGCTCGAGCTGGTGCCTTATGTCGACCGGCAGCGTCTGAACGGCGGGGCGGTCTGGTACGACGCCACGATGTACAACTCGGAGCGTCTTGCCCTGGCCTTTGTACGTTCCGCTGTGGACAATGGAGCGGTTGTGGCCAACCATCTGGCCGCTGAGGCTTTTATCCTGGCGGGCGGCCGGGTCGCCGGGGTGCGCGCCCGCGATGCAATGGGCGGCGGCACGGTGGAGATCCGCGCCCGCCAGACTCTGACCTGTGCCGGTCCCTGGATCAACGATCTCTTTGCGCTGCTCGGCGAAAAACGCCCGCCCGCTCAGGCCTTCTCGACCGCCCTCAACCTGGTGGTCAAGCGGCGGCTGAGCGACCAGTTCGCCTTCGGAGTCAACAGCCGCAAGGAGTTCAAGGATGCGGATGCCCTGGTCAAAAAAGGCTCACGGCTGCTCTTCGTCGTGCCCTGGCGGGCGTACACCATGATCGGTACCGACCACCGTCCGTGGCACGGGACGGCTGGCGCGTATCGGGTGAGTGAGGCGGATATCACCGCATTCCTGAAAGATGCCAATGAGGCCATGCCAGGGGCAGAGATCCGCCGCGAGGAGGTCACTTTCTTTTACGGCGGGCTTCTGCCGATGGCGGGGGTCGACGCTGTCAGCGGCGATGTCAGCATCACCAAGCACTTCCGCATCTACGATCACGAGCGGGAACAGGGGATCCCGGGCTTGCTGAGCGTACTCAGCGTCAAGTATACGACGGCGCGCGGGGTGGCCGAAGCCGCGGTGCGGGCGGCCGGACGCAAGCTGGGCAAGCGCCTGGAAAACGCACAGGGCCGCAGACGGCCGGTTTGGGGCGGAGACGTCGGCGATTTCGCCGGATTTCTCGCGACGCAGCAAGCCGAGCGGCCGCAGGGGCTGACGGAAGGGCAACTCGAACAACTGGCGCGCAATTACGGCACCGGCCTCGGCGAGGTGCTCAGGACGGCGGCGGAGATGGAAGCGGGGCTGCGGCCGCTCGCTGGCCAGGAAAAGGTCCTGCGCGCCGAGGTGCTGCATGCCGTGCAGCGGGAGATGGCGCTGACCCTGGCCGATGTCGTGCTGCGTCGCACCGAACTGGGTTCGGCGGAGTATCCCGGCGATGCCGCGGCCGGCGAGGCGGCGGCGATCATGGCGGCGGCGCTGGGATGGGATGCGGCGCGGGTGGCGCGGGAGCTTGCGACGCTCAAGGCGTGCTATCGGCCGGCCTGATCCGGTGCCAGCGCTCTCGCACCCACCCGGCGCCCGGCGCGCCGATTTCGGCCTTTGAAATTACGCAAAAGATGTGTAACATCTCTAGTATTGAGTAAATAATTAATTCTTAACCGATTCGCAATTTGAGGTCTTTATGTCTGATGCCATTGGCTCTTACCTGTGGAAGGGCAGCGACGACAAAACGATTGACGAAGTGCGCCGTTATTGGACGGACAACGTCAACACCACCCAATTCTGGACCGGCGATCCGCGTCAGATCGGCTCGCCTGAGTTTTACGACACTGTCGGCGCCTTCATCCGCAAGAATTACGAACACCGGTACCGGCTGATCGCCCGGGAGGCGGCCAAATATCCCGGCGGCAAGATGCTCGAGATCGGCTGCGGTGCCGGTTGGGAGCTGATCGCCTGGGCTCAGGCGGGGATGCAGGTCACCGGCCTTGATCTTTCCTCGGGCGCCCTGGAACTGGCCAAGGGCAATTTCGAGCACAACCATCTCCAGGCCGAGTTGAAGCTCGGCAACGCCGAGCAGCTTCCTTTCCCGGACCATACCTTTGATATCGTCGCCTCTTTCGGCGTGCTTCATCAAACCGAGAGCACCGAAAACGCGGTCGCCGAGGTCAGACGGGTGCTCAAGCCCGGCGGCGAGGCGGCGATCACCCTCTATTACAAATATTCCTGGAAGATCCTGCTCACCCAACTGGGGCGGGTTAATTTCGAGTTCGCCCATGAGGATGCACCGATCACCCGGCTCTATGACAAAAAGCAGCTGCGCGAGCTCTTCAAGGAATTCAGCACGGTAGAGATTTTTCTCGATTATACCCGGGCCACACACTCCCCACGCAAGGGATTCCTGGCCTTTTGCTTCAACTACATCTTTGTTCCGCTCTACAATCTGCTGCCCGGCTGCATCCGCAACCGCTTCGGTCATGCGGCGGTCGTGCTCGCTAAAAAATAAGCAGGAGGGAGAGGAGGATGAGGGCTCTGGTCACCGGCGCCTCCGGATTCACCGGCGGCTATATGGTCGATCATCTTGTCGAACGGGGCTGTCAGGTGCGCGCGTTCGTTCGGCCGACGAGCAACACCGCGTTTCTCAAGGCCAAAGGGGTCGATATTTTCACCGGCGATCTGTTTTACAAGGCGGACCTGGCCCAGGCGATGCGCAACATCGACGTGGTTTATCACATTGCGGCGTTATATCGCGAGGCCAATCAGCCGGACCAGGCCTACTGGGATGTCAACGTCACCGGCACCGAGAATGTGATGGCCGCCGCGCTGGAGATGGGGGTGCGGCGGGTGCTGCACTGCAGCACCTGCGGGGTGCATGGTCACATCGAAAAACCGCCGGCCACCGAAACCGCACCGATCAAGCCCGGGGATATTTATCAGGAGACCAAGGCGGAGGGTGAAAAGGTGGCGATGTTCTACCACCGGGATAAGGGTCTCCCGGTCACCATTGTCCGGCCCGTGGGCATCTACGGCCCCGGCGACATGCGGATGCTCAAGATGTACCGGATGATCCATCAGGGTAAATTCATCATGTTCGGCGGCGGCAATGTGCTGTATCACCTCAGCTATGTCACCGATATCGTCGAGGGCTTCCGTCTTGCAGCCGAGACTCCGGCTGCGGCCGGCGAGATTTATATCATCGCCGGGGAGCGCTGGTTTACGCTCAATGATTTTGCCAAGATGGTCGCGGCGGCGCTCAAGGTCGCCCCGCCGCGGCTACATCCCCCGGTCTGGCCGGTCTATGCCGCCGGCTGGTTGTGCGAAAAGATCTGTATCCCCCTGCGCGTGCAGCCCCCGATCTTCCGCCGGCGCGTCGATATTTTCGTCAAGGATCGTGCCTTTGACATTAGCAAGGCGAAACGGGAGCTCGGCTTTCAGCCGAAGGTGGGGTTGGAGGAAGGCATTCACCGCACCGCGCAGTGGTACAAGGAAAACGGCTATCTGGATTGAACACTCTAATCAGCAGGCGCCATGAAAACGATCAATGTCATAGGAAATTTTTCCGGCCGCAATGCCGGGGATGCTGCCATCCTTGGTGGCGTTTTGGAGGATATTTCGCAGCGCTACCCGGAGGTCCTCTTCACCATTCCGACCATCAATCCCGGGTTTGTGCAGCGGCAATTCGCCGAATACAGGATTCAGCCGGTGCCTATGACCCCCTGGCACGGCTCGATGAAGATCCTCGGCTACCCGGTGCTGCGCGCCATGCGCGAAGCGGACCTGATTTTGGTGACCGACGCCATTCTCTTTGACCGCAAGCTCTATAATCCGCTTTTCAACTATCTCTGGACCCTGTCGCATTTTTTGCCGCGCGCTTGGCATAAGGGTGTGCCGATTGTGCTCTACAACTGCAGTCTTGGGCCGATCCGCACCAGTGCCGGCCATGTAGCGTTGCAGCGCATCCTCGACCACACCAGCGCCCTGATCCTGCGCGACCAGGAGTCGGTCGAGCTGCTCGAGCGCCAGGGATTTCAGCATCCGCGGGTGATAGAGGGGGCGGACTGCGCTCTGAACGCCAAGCCGGTCGATGAAGCGCGTCTGGAGGAGATTTGCCGCGATGCCGGCCTCTTCAGCAGTGGCCGGCCGGTGATCGGCTTCAACGTCAACAGTTATGTGGATGCCTTTGTGCGCCAGGGTGGCACCTTCGGCCGCGACAATCTGGTCGAGCTTTATGCGGCCACCGTGGACCGCGTGATCTCCGAGCTGGACGTGGATGTCCTTTTCGTAGAGACCCAGCACATGGACATGGGTATTGCCACCCAGGTGCTCGGGCGGATTCATCACCGTGACCGTGTCCGCATGATCTCCAACAAAGTCTACACCTACCGCGAAATCTGCGCTGTGCTGCAGCGCGTCCAGCTTTTCGCCGGGATGCGCACCCACAGTCTGATTCTCTCCTCGGCGATGGGAGTGCCGCCTGTGGGCATCGTCACCTACCCGAAGAATCGCGGTTACATGCGCACCATCGGCATGGAAGCCCATCTCGTCGATTTCAAGGAACTGGCGGTCGAGAGCTTTTTCGCCCGTATCCACGCGGCTTGGAGCGACCGGGAGCGGATCCGTGCGGTGATGCTGCCCCAGGTAGCCCGCGAGAAGGAGAAAGCGCGCCGCTCGGCCGAGGTGCTCAAAGAGTACCTGGGGTGAGGCGTCGCCCATGCATTCCGGCGGGGGCATGCT
Encoded proteins:
- a CDS encoding polysaccharide biosynthesis/export family protein; this encodes MKRPLVHRHGLMVAVLLLALAALQPAGAQDLTQEALRVTPGDAIHLYIYENLFPSDKAKFVGNYHDKEFVVDGLGQISLGPLGRVQVAGLKPEEVAQVLQEKFKPFAKEPLILVIPLIRLELKGGFSQPGLYRFNPNISFWEMMKEVGGLHTLSSFEDMYIMRKGEPLYRGFGDAFYRGQSLYELGLQSGDEIVAPRVNRISFDTIIRYLQFGMAMLTFYLTLMNYNKTNTNL
- a CDS encoding polysaccharide biosynthesis tyrosine autokinase; this encodes MDFGKFFKGFWKRKWLIVVLAAAGAAWFYWDSKNEVPIYSTFATIKTRSFDTESESILSWSRQAELRSRSFAERVAARMGLALQMGSKSGPQGEVFSEFHTTTSPVPGKYKIQVDSTGTFSIFLVEYPRETLLDSLSVWDVLSRPDTCNGFIFRLNPRFVEKPQFVTFRIRPFEKAVAELNSMVTAEVSKNGNLMKLTIKGPDRENLDDQLNQIADIYVQETLRLRDRDANSYRKRLEGSLEIAAAKVREADANLRAFYAKYPLSLDAAKKTIQDEMQLNSYTLREIPQQREQLTQLLQKLGEPVVGSDPEQYRRLIVRQLANFSAMREEPALALLRDQLESQEKQLADLSRDYSDDYAPLVNLRKSIRETQDNIIAFASNYRNTLVQKETETRTKMDAIQAQQRMLPDDEYRLMELERNKRISEDHYTTLYTKLQKIEIADGGEGEDIAILDRAIQPTVPINPSKSTKIFIGGALGLALGLALSLGIDLADRHIRTPGDVERHLGLKVLGAIPNVDFKDIPEYHDHEKAKQIDRQLVTHDYSPTPIGEAYRALRTQLIFSRNHERPHSIVITSVAPEEGKSFTASNLAIIFAQQRTNTLLVDADLRRGVLHNTFQMRREPGLANYLSTSVTLTSIVQQTHIPNLSFISCGALMPNPSELLGSPLMRRFLDEASRKFDIVLFDTPPLDAATDAVVLGTQVNAVVLVVRAGKTKISKAKEKMEIFHTVPAKLVGAVLNSSDTQLVQNYSYYHY
- a CDS encoding GDP-mannose 4,6-dehydratase, translated to MHLLLTGGAGFIGSHLTRKLLDEGHAVDCLDNFNDYYDPALKRANVQPYLSHPAYRLIAGDITDWPTVEALFAERRYDQVVHLAARAGVRPSIQEPLLYEQVNVQGTLHLLEACRLHGVGRMVLASSSSVYGNNRKVPFAESDPVDNPISPYAATKKACELMAYTWHHLYGLSVSCMRFFTVYGPRMRPDMAIHKFARLIMAGRPVPVYGDGTSRRDYTFIGDIVQGLYAAVERCDGYHLYNLGESNTVELLHLIRLIEAALGHKAQLAFHPEQPGDVAVTFADIRLARTELDYRPATPIEEGIIAFAEWFKSYYK
- a CDS encoding sugar transferase, which produces MVSEKERFLGNVMRVADLVTLLLTFPLAYFVDEYIRTVAELHVKAYAVSPTFSGFLYFASNYWKMIFGFPIIWTAIFSLYGLYRNYRTRSFRKFTWLLFVSTIWATVASGSLIFLLKLELASRLYFSVFVILAFALLLGQRKLLLLFLDRVHSRGYNRENLLIVGTGRRARDFIRAIKLHSNWGLHIVGLIDDEHGMYGKEVDGYRVIGRIQDIPFIVKRVVIDRVIFVVPRLWLHRIEEAILSCEELGISTSIALDLFNIHIARTRQTDFNGFPLLEFETFHAKEWQLFIKRIMDLAIASVSLAIFSPVLLLVAVLIKLTSKGPVLFKQTRIGLNGRKFTLYKFRSMVEDAEARKKDLLQQNEMDGPVFKIKRDPRITTIGWIIRKTSIDELPQLFNVLMGDMSVVGPRPPLICEVEDYKVWQRRRLSLKPGITCIWQVSGRNKIGFDKWMKMDLEYIDTWSLWLDVKILFKTFFVVLTGYGAE
- a CDS encoding glycosyltransferase family 4 protein, whose product is MTTYTLPPVPRKLRILMIAPQPWFQPRGTPFSVLHRIKALTLLGHEVDLVTYPIGTDVVMPGLQIHRAAGVPGIHQVKIGPSKAKILLDAVLWWRARQLAARGGYNLLHTHEEAGFFGVWLARRHGLPHLYDMHSSLPQQLHNFRYSQSRLLVGAFERLEACTINQAAAVITICPELQRYVEEKFPDKTSLLIENVGDNAMVFPPAPGDAARLRAQYGLGEARIILYYGTLEAYQGIPLLIESAARLLAEGVPGAATANPPGEGSGIKFLLVGGSPEQVEASRALARQHGVADHFVFTGFVQPQQIPGFIEIAEVLVSPRLSGTNSPLKIYSYLRSGRVIVATRHITHTQILNDEVAILTDVTPEGFAAGIRQALTEGDAAARRITAAAALAEKDYSYSEYLRRVQWIVSTAAGV